The genomic segment GTTTTCAGGAAAACTTAGTAAATAATGATTAAGCAGACGGTTTAACTGTAAAAACGATACTAATCGAATTGTGATGTTTACAATTTGCAAATCAATGACTTGCTACCTGTCGTGCTCATGAATTCTACTGAAAAAACACCGTAATGATTTGAGCTTGTGAACAATTTATTCACTGTTTATCCTCAATCACAGCGCAAATATAGCAATAAACAATTTATACAGCAATAAAAACCACACATTCTTATTGTCCCATCCAAGCAAAACTTAGGGTACAATGTGCCTCGTAATTACTATAGGCGCATCATGAATACAGAAACTCCCACGAAAGTTCAGTTGGTCACCATTGATGAAGATCATTTTGAGCAACGCATTGATAATTTTTTACTCACCAAACTTAAAGGTGTCCCTAAAAGCATGATTTATCGTATTGTGCGAAAGGGCGAGGTTAGAGTTAACAAAAAACGCATTAAACCTGAGTACAAATTACAAATTGATGATGTGGTTCGTATTCCACCAGTCAGAATGGCTGAGAAAGATTACCGAACAGCGCCGTCACCTAAATTATCTAAAGTGACTCAGCTAGAACAGCGTATTATTCATGAAGATAATCACTTAATCGTATTAAATAAGCCGGCTGGGATTGCAGTTCACGGTGGCAGTGGTGTGGATTTTGGTGTGATTGAGGGCTTACGCTCTTTGCGTCCACAGCAAAAGTTTTTAGAACTAGTACATCGTCTGGATAAAGATACCTCAGGGGTTCTCCTCATCGCTAAAAAGCGAAGTGCATTAAAGCATTTGCATGATCAGTTACGTAAAAAAACCATGCAAAAAGATTATTTGGCGTTGGTGCGTGGTGATTGGCAAGCGAAAGATAAAATCGTTAAAGCGCCGCTGTTAAAAATTACTCTTAAGTCTGGTGAACGCATTGTTCGTGTGAATCAAGAGGGTAAGCCTTCTGAAACTCGTTACAAAATCATGCAGCGTTATCAAGGTTGTACCCTTGTAAAGGCAAGCCCTGTCACTGGCCGTACTCATCAAATCCGTGTTCATTGTCAATTTGCGGGCCATGCTATCGCTTGTGATGATAAATATAGCGAACAAAAATTTGATGATGCAATGCGCGAAAAAGGGTTAAATCGTCTATTTTTGCATGCGGCAGAACTTAAATTCATTCATCCAGAGAATGATGAAGTCAAAATAGTGAAAGCGCCATTAGATGACGTATTACAATCAACATTAGAAAAGCTGAAACGCGCATGAATCAAGACACAATTAAGCAGTATGAGTTAGTGATTTTTGATTGGGATGGCACATTAATGGATTCAATTGGTAAGATTGTTGATTGCATGCAATGTGTTGCTAAAGAATTGAATTTACTTGTGCCGTCAGAGCAACAAGTTCGAGATATCATTGGATTGTCTATATTACCAGCGATGGAAAAATTATTTCCTGACAATCCTGAACAATATGATGCACTGCTTGAAGCTTATAAAAACTATTATATGAATATTAACGCGACGCCTTCGCCTTTATTTGATGGTATTGAGTCAGTGCTTTCACAGATTAAAGCCAATGGGCAGACGCTTGCTATCGCGACAGGTAAACGCCGAGCAGGCCTTGACCGTATGCTTACTGAGACAGGCTTAGGTCATTATTTTATTGCAACACGTTCGGCTGATGAGGCGGAATCTAAACCGCATCCATCTATGATTACTTCATTGCTTGAAGAATTGGACATCTGTCCAAGTAAAACGGTAATGATAGGTGATTCAAAATTAGATATTGCGATGGCTAATAATGCTGGCGTGAATAGTATTGGAGTGACTTATGGCGCTCATAGCCTAGAAGATTTACTAACCCAGTCACCGACAAATACAGTTAATTCGCCGCAAGATATTCTGTTGCATATATAAGTTGACTCTTTCACAAAAACTCGTCGACGGTTGCAAAACATGGTTCTATCAGCCGCAGCTCAATCTGCGGCTTTTTATTATTTATTTTTTGGTTAATTAAGCTTTCTACGGGCCTTGTAAACTTCTAGAAGGGGTTGGGTTTTCTAGTAAAATATTATTTGTGTATTTTATTGAGATGTCAGAACGTCTAATCCATGGCATTTTAACAAAGCGATAAGCTTAATCAGTGGCAAACCAATTAATGTATTTGGGTCATCACCAGCTAATTTGTCAAATAGTGCAATTCCTAAGCCTTCAGACTTAAAACTTCCTGCACAATATAACGGTTGCTCAAGCTCTACGTAACGAGTTATTTCTTCAAGGGTTAACTGCCTAAAGTGAACAGTAAAGGGTTCTACGATGGAATGGGCTTGTAAACTATCGCTATTAATGACACTAAGGCCAGTATAAAAGGTGATAGCTTGGCCTGAAGCTTGTTGTAATTGTTTGATTGCATTGTCTTGTGTCAGTGGTTTACCGATAATATTGCCATTAATAACGGCTACTTGATCTGAACCAATGACCAGTGCCTCATCGTTTGTCTGACTTGTTTGCTGATATAGTTTAGCCCCTGCGAGAGCCTTGGCTTTTGCTAGTCTTAATACCAACTCTTCAGCGTTTTCATTCTCTAGTGCTTTCTCGTCTGTTTCAGGTGAAATACAGTCAAATGGAAGCTGCAATTTACTGAGGATTTCTTTGCGATAAATGGATGTTGAAGCTAAGATGATTTTTGTATTCATGGGGTGCGATTCGTCTATTTGTCCAATTGCGACTATATTAAGTCAAAATTGCGTTCAAATGCAGTAAATTTAGTCGGATCACGCTTGTGATCGCTCGCGGTCACAGGTAATATTTCGCTTCGATCAATTTTAATGTTGGCGTTTTAGTTAATCGTTCATTTTGTTTGGTTATGTATTTAACCGCAATTTGGATAAATTTCCTTTGACTCTAGCGTTTTCAAACTATAATATGCGCGCCTTATGCAAACAGTAAAGATACCAGTATCAATTGATCCTATTCGAACTGCTGCCAGTGGTCTTCGTTATGAAGGCATTGTGCCAGGCAGACAGAATAAGCGATTAAACGAGTTATGTGCTGGCGATTGTTCCGATGTGACAGTGTCGTTAGAATGTGGCGTCGATATTCAGGGGATAGTCTACCTTAGCGGGAAGGCTGTGACGGAGCTCACTCTGCTATGTCAACGTTGCATGACACCATATACCACAGAGGTTACGGTCGACTTCTCCTTTAGTCCTTGTAAGACTCAAGAAGAAATCGATGAGCTCCCGGATGCGTATGAGCCGATTGAGTGCAATGAAATTGGTGAAGTTCGTCTGCATCAGTTGATTGAAGATGAATTGATAATCGCTATGCCAATTATT from the Shewanella japonica genome contains:
- the rluC gene encoding 23S rRNA pseudouridine(955/2504/2580) synthase RluC encodes the protein MNTETPTKVQLVTIDEDHFEQRIDNFLLTKLKGVPKSMIYRIVRKGEVRVNKKRIKPEYKLQIDDVVRIPPVRMAEKDYRTAPSPKLSKVTQLEQRIIHEDNHLIVLNKPAGIAVHGGSGVDFGVIEGLRSLRPQQKFLELVHRLDKDTSGVLLIAKKRSALKHLHDQLRKKTMQKDYLALVRGDWQAKDKIVKAPLLKITLKSGERIVRVNQEGKPSETRYKIMQRYQGCTLVKASPVTGRTHQIRVHCQFAGHAIACDDKYSEQKFDDAMREKGLNRLFLHAAELKFIHPENDEVKIVKAPLDDVLQSTLEKLKRA
- a CDS encoding HAD-IA family hydrolase; amino-acid sequence: MNQDTIKQYELVIFDWDGTLMDSIGKIVDCMQCVAKELNLLVPSEQQVRDIIGLSILPAMEKLFPDNPEQYDALLEAYKNYYMNINATPSPLFDGIESVLSQIKANGQTLAIATGKRRAGLDRMLTETGLGHYFIATRSADEAESKPHPSMITSLLEELDICPSKTVMIGDSKLDIAMANNAGVNSIGVTYGAHSLEDLLTQSPTNTVNSPQDILLHI
- a CDS encoding Maf family protein, which translates into the protein MNTKIILASTSIYRKEILSKLQLPFDCISPETDEKALENENAEELVLRLAKAKALAGAKLYQQTSQTNDEALVIGSDQVAVINGNIIGKPLTQDNAIKQLQQASGQAITFYTGLSVINSDSLQAHSIVEPFTVHFRQLTLEEITRYVELEQPLYCAGSFKSEGLGIALFDKLAGDDPNTLIGLPLIKLIALLKCHGLDVLTSQ
- the yceD gene encoding 23S rRNA accumulation protein YceD, encoding MQTVKIPVSIDPIRTAASGLRYEGIVPGRQNKRLNELCAGDCSDVTVSLECGVDIQGIVYLSGKAVTELTLLCQRCMTPYTTEVTVDFSFSPCKTQEEIDELPDAYEPIECNEIGEVRLHQLIEDELIIAMPIIPMHQNADCNLGTSDIAVGEIEPSQEERPNPFAVLEKLKSK